The following DNA comes from Mugil cephalus isolate CIBA_MC_2020 chromosome 6, CIBA_Mcephalus_1.1, whole genome shotgun sequence.
CTGCCATGGTGGCTTTACATGAGAACAACAAAGTTCAGCTGGAGCAGGCGGATCACATATTCAAGGTGTGTATCGGCATTTTGGAAGGTCagacaaaatgaatcaaattaaTTTGGTTTATCTGTCTCAGCAGTAAATTAACATCTTAAAAGGTGATTTGAACAAGAGGtcttaattgtgtgtgtgtgtgtgtgtgtgtgtgtgtgtgtgtgtgtgtgtgtgtgtaggagctGGGCTGTGAGGACACCTTGCAGGTGGATTTCTGGGAGGGGATGCTCATGGCTTCTTCACAGGACGCCGTCATCCAGGAGCTTCTGTTTCGTTTGGCGTCCATCTACATCGACCGACTGACGATCTCGGAAACAAACTCTCAGCTTTCCCACCCAAAGCGCAAATCGCTGAAGAGCGCAGACGATCTGGTACAGCCGCTTGAGAGAAACGCCAAACTAATTTTCCTATCGTTCCTAATGTTTGTAAATGTGGCAGCTTTTCTCAGACTGActttatgttaaaatattctaaaatTTCAAATGAATTTTTCACGTCCTAATGGTCAAAAACCAGTTTGTGTAGATATCCCTTATCCTCTAATCTCCTCActtgtttgtgcatgtttcaGATCAACTCGTCCTCTCATTACGGTGCCTTGTACCCGTGGCTCACTGTTCTCAATCCAGCTCACACCACCAGCTCCCGACACCAGGAGGCGCTGCACAAACTGCAGGTATGTTCTTTAAAGGGCAATCCAATCACAAGTGGCCTACTTTAAGTACCCGACATACCTCTGCATTTGTCTCCACAGCCAGTTCTTCAGATGAAATCCGATACTGAGGGAACAGGTTTTAAATGACTAAAGCATTTTTCGAGTGAATTTTGCTCTGAATCATGAACCACGAGTTAGATTAGCAACATGAATCTTAGCCACTGAAGCTACTTATCTTAACTGTCTAAATTGgcttctaaattggctgtaggttgGTCTACTGTCCTGTTCAGGGTGCACCTGGCTTCTTATCCAGTGAGAGCTGTTATAGGCTCCATTCCCCCTCcgcgaccctctagaggacaagcaattatagaaaacaaatgaacagacTGTCCACTTTCCTTTTGttcttgtgtctctctctgcagtCTCTGCTGTGTGGTCCGTCCCTCTCGGTTTGCTCTGTAGCTCCACTCCTGGACCGTATATCAGAGGACACGTTGTGGGGCTTCAGCCTGCACCTCCTCGGCTCCACCAGAAGGGGGCTGTACGACAGAAGCATAGAGAAGTTGCTGGACAGATGTCCTCAGGCGATCATCGCCTACGCTAATCACCAGTTACAAGACAAGAACATGGTGCATACCACACGTGCTGCACCCTTTTTTGTACTGTTGGTTTATTTAACTGGGTCTGACTCACTGTCTGATCCTTGCAGGCTCTATGGTGGCAGAAGCTGCTCCCAGAGCTTTGTAACCGGACGAGAGCTGCTTCAGACAACAGCATCCTTCTGGCTGCTCTCAAAGGTGGAGGCTTagctttttaataataattttactgCAGTTTATATGTAGTGTGGCGTGTGTGTTGCCCTGACACTAGCTGAACAGACAATGCGGCCCTGTGTATGTGCTGACAAAGTCATCAAGCAGGTTTGACGACAATGTTGACATTTAGAaagcaattaaattaaaatgcttcacatcacatcactggTCACGTGTTGCTCTTATCTGAACAGTTTCTTTCAGCAATCACATAGAggttacttatccaagtcactgtgctGTATtagtttttcccattttcttgAGTTAAAACATAGATTTTGCTTTCTTATTACTTCTTGGGGAGTGATGTTGCTACGCAACAAGTTGTGTTTTCAGCATTAGTATTAACTCACATATAATACAACACAAACGAAaccaacaatggagggaggagagagatgcaCGTTTTCGAGTGGGAAATACcgccactattttgagtttgtgtcagccGAAGACAACAATATTAAGTTTCGCTGTACACTCTGTGCTGGGGACACAGTCATATCTAGTTACAAagtcacaacattaaatttAAAGACATATTCACAAAAGCAGCGCAACACGGTGACGCTAATGGAGCAAGTCCCACCACCCAAACAACCAAAACTGGAGGAttatgttcatatatatatgtatatatatatatatatatgtatgtatgtatatatgtatatatatatatatatatatatatatatatatatgtatatgtatgtatgtatatatgtatatatatatatgtatatgtatgtatgtatatatgtatatatatatatatatgtatatgtatgtatatatatatatatatatatatatatatatatatatatatatatataaacataatcCTTGATTAGCCCCAATAGagattatataaaatataaataaagcatgTGGTATGTTTGACTTCAGTATTTTTCTAATATCCTGCCCGATGCGACTGTTTTTTACACCAACAGAGACGCTGGTtgtggttgccatggagacaacCCCAGCTGAGTTCTTGGAACTCATACCTGACGACGGCACGGCGTCCTACTTCCTGCCCCACCTGCTCACATGCAGCCAAAGACACCTGATGGCCTGAGACACTCGTGACGGACGAATAGACGGATGGACGCGTGGACACATATAGGCGGTTATTGAACTGCGGCGTCGTAGCAACTGGAGGTTTATGCCTCGGTCAAAGACATTCAGGATGATTCAGTCGCATGTCTTCGGTTGGCCTCGGACAATCatgtttttaaggttttatccaGAAAAAATGAAACGTGTAACAGTATTACATACATTGCTGTAATATTTTAAACTAGGCTTCTTCAGAGTCTagctgttttaatatttaatattttatttatagctcTTCCAGTTACTCTGAGGTGTGTTTCTTGCACTTTGTCCTCCACTGACATTTTAGATAATCTAAAAGTCTGTGGTGAGTTTCAGCTGATTAGATAAAcagcctctccctctgtctcatACATCAGAGATGAGATAAAagtttgtatttctgtttttttaagtgcttGCCTGTATTTATTGGATGTAAAGATATTTTATTCAAACTTTATTatgttccttttattttgacatgcaAAGAAAgtcattattaatcattaagtTCTTTGGAAATATATAGTAAATCAGcaccaaataataattaattcaaaaGCACAAAGGCAGTAAAGCTGAAAAGAACAActctaaaatgcattttttagtcttgtttgtttttattgtatgatGACTAATGTTTAGTTATTTAAGTAAATGTCTTAATCGTGAGATTAATGATGAAAGGATGTGTGATGAGATCTCCATTAACGCCATCAgttgtctctttgttttgtaACTGATCTTCTCTAAAAGATTGTAAAAGACAGTAGAAATAAGGCATCACATCTTCTGAAGATGTTACTGAGCCCAGCTTGGTTTCTAACAAGCCCCTCTCCCAGTGACAGCCTCCCAGTCGTCCACACAACCAATCACGGCCTGAGAGCACAACAGTGAGCCAACCAGAGCTTTAGACCCTGATAGGTCTCAGGTGTGTCGATGTTCAGAGGGTCTCTATCACCTTAAGAAAACATTTAGGCCACAGTGCTGTGGGTGAAACTGGAGGGGATATGAGTTCCTGAAAATACTAAACAGATACCGGATGATTAATTAaggagctaaaaaaaataaaaaaggcaaagagacagcgaaaaggaaaaaagaaggaacTACAGGAGATAATTTCcaatcagaaaacatgaagctgGGTGACAAAAAGGCAGCGCTGTTTGCCATCACAGAAAACATTGAGATGGAGCTGTTCTCCTCAGAGGAGCGCTGTGTGGTGATAATAAcgcaggagaagaaggaagaagacaaCTTTCGCCAGGTGTGTTTTCTTCAATACTGCATACATCGCtaatttaaactaaaatattaagCCTCTACTTTGGTTTACGTGCTCAAAGACGTTTGTTTTCCAGATAAACtcacaaatatgaataaaaccaGGACACAAGTTGAGCGATATCGTTTCATGTGACATATTCCAACTCACATCAGTGTAGGTAGTCACACCAAAGGATCAATTCACCCAAAACATTTTCTCCTAATGGCTTCCGGCCATGCAGACATGTATGTTTGCACAGGGATTTTAGATATTTGCTCATGTGTTAGTGGTGCTCAAAGTATTTAAATTGCATTCTTCTGAGAGACGTATGTCTTCCTGCACGTTCTGGATAATCAAACAACACTGTTGGAGGTTTTAATGACTGGGCCTAACTTGAAGCAATACAATCAGTGGACACCCAAACTGGATCACAGGATGATTGATAAGACAAGGTGGCAGAAAGAAAACCTGAAGAAGGAAAACTTCTCTCTTATCTTTGTCCTTTTGTTTGCGCAATTCTTGTTGATTTTACctttgaaatgttcttctttgtttgaACTGGGTgtaactggaaaacacaaacagctgatgacaaaaggaaaaaaaaggccaagaTGGCGCTAGACGCAAGCAGCATGCTTAATTACTGAAATTACCTTCACTTTTTCTATGCATGTGACACATGTAGCTGCTGCAAATGAAATTTCATTACATCCTCGTACGATGACGATAAAGCTTCTCTTCATTGCAGCTGTGCATGAAGCATGTTATGTAGAGTTGTGTCTGCAGCGATAGAAACAAACGGTCTTGTCACAGGAATGTTGTGGTGTTTATGTATCAAAGCCCTGATGAATGATTTGTGTATTCATGCACAATAAAccacttcctcttccttgtCTTGATGCTCCAGCGATATCTGGAGCATCCTCTGGTCCCTGACAGAGGGGAAGATCCAGAGCCACAGGACCAGAACCACCTAGAGCTCAAAACCAAGTCAGAGCATTTCTACCCCATCTCAACCGAGCAAACACTCATAGAGATGGAGGTTAGTGAAAATTAGAATCTCTCTCCACATTAGAATCTAAATCAGGATCTCCTCCTGAAGTGTGTGTTGTTATCATGAGAAATTGAGGCCTTCTGAAGAAATTTCCCCCTTTTCTTCCCCGCAGATGTTTCCTCCAAACAAAGTATCAGAGTGTGTGCACGTGGAGAGAAAGTCTGGTGATCCTTCCACCATTGCTCTGGTGTCATCCCAGGTTTGATTTTCTGACGGGTGAATTTCACCATCTGGACTTTAGAATATGGGggaacacatgcaaacacagagccgCAAATCATACGTACGcatatattttcagttttgttgctgGTCGACGTTGAGCTTCCACGCAACTTCGTATTATACCAGGTTAAAAGACTGACAGTGTTGGAGTTATATAGAAATCCTGAGcatatcaatcaatcagtgCTGATCTGTGGTCCTTTTAAATTATTGAGGGAATTTAGTTGAATACTGTTTTTGTAAGTGAGTAGAATTGGGTGAATTAAAGGGCTTGGTTAAAATGCACACTGTCTGCTTTGATTTGTGTAATGGGAaaacttttgtgtttgttttctaattatttgaggcagattttttttttcctcttactTCTTAAGAGTGCAAAGGAAAGTGTCAGAACAAAATGCTGGCTTTAAAAGCTGCCAAAACACGTTGCAAGGAAGCTGTAACCTGCatatttttcaattattttaacTGGATTAAGAGTTTAAGGATTATTTGTTGATATTAGTTTTGATCTGCTGactaataattaattaattaattaatagaaCAGAAGAACATAGAATCTGTTCATTGACAACCGTTTTTGAGCTTAAATTTAAGATTCTTCCACAATATCTGAAACAATTTATCGTAATCTGTTCATGAgggtttggttttgttttgttttttttttgtttgtttttttgtatggtTTGATTGTGTTGCAGTAATACAGGCGTGACGTTGCCGTTTGTGTTACAGCCATCCCCGAACACGGCTACTCGTCTCAAATGGAGGAAAGCGATCCCACAGAGGACGGGCCTGGTGGTTAAAGACGTGGTGTGTCTGCCCAGAGGATACTACCTGACACAGCTGGAGAGGTGAGTGGgtctggaggaggaagtgtttgTGTAGTAGTGCACGACAATCTTTCACATCTGAGAAAACTAACTGTTGGTTGAAGGAGACGTTTTGtccagagaaaatgtttttgattgCTGTGACATTTGGTGTGGTCATCCATTATCTACTGCAAGCTCGGAAGCTCTTCTTGATTTACACAACTACATCCATAACTGGGACATTATGTTTCTGGGTGTCAGttcaaatatactgtatgtacagtgtcCCTTAAACTTTCagtattttctacttttcttcaaaaaagtgactcaaaacatcagtggattttaaCATAAgtcctgaatgtggacaaataaaatccaatcaaacaaatgaatacGAAGGATTagtcttgtgtatttatatatttaggaAATGATCCAATATTGCATATCTGTGAGATGTGTGAGTAGATGCATACCTCAGGTACACATCTGTGAAACTGAGTGATAGCAGGGACAAAAGAGCTTTCTCCAGGGCTATATTGTTACTCCTCAGGCTACAAAAGGTTACAAATCATCTCTGAAGAGTTagattgtgaacaaatggaaGAGATTTACTGTTACCCTCTACAGGAAGGGTCGACCAACAAAGATCCCTCCAAAAGTAAGAAGTATAATATTCAGAGATGTCACTAAGGTACCAAAGGTGACTTGTAATCTTTGTGAATTCAGTGAAATTAGTCCATTTGAGTGAAAATACTCTGACCAAATATAcagtcataaaaataaaacatcaaaatctTGGTGCCTCAGGAAAACTCTTGACAGcatttgttcagtttttgcacaaattaattctcccttcagcttcttctctgTTCATTCTAAAGcattgattacagcagcatatTTGCTCAATTGATTTGTAACCACAGTCTCGGGTGATATAATCCCGAATTGCTGATTTATATCCTACTATCCAATAAAAATACGTCAATGAAGTAATTACTGCCTCGTGTTCTTGCAGACAACTTGTCCCTCTGAGCAAAGAACGAGCAGCTCTGGCTGCCATGGGACTTACCGCCCGTATCACCATTGACTCCAGCTGGTCGGCCAATCAAATGGAGAGTCGGCTGGCGGCGCTTTTCAGGGGGCGGTTTGTAAAATGGGCTGGACAGAGGTTTTCCTTTACGTATCTGCAGGTGAGGTATATATCCCTCCATGAATTGTTAGCTTATGTGCATTGATGGTTCTAGTCTATAGCACTACAACTTTCACAACCTTTACAGATTTTTGAAAAGAGTAGGAGTGCACACTAAGAGACTGGCTTCAGCAAACTGTTTGTATGAGGACTGTAAGACTGGTGATCACACACTTAACAACTGTGCCTGATGAGGGATCACAGACTACATGATTGTCAAACCAACTAAAGGCAACTGAATGGATAAAACTCCATTTCTGTGGTCCAGGCTCTCGCTGTTCGCCATAATTGTTtgaatatttccattttttcattGGCTGTTGGCAATGCATGTTTGCAGTTTGGTCTGTAATCACTTCACACTATCCAATTGTGTCCTGATTCGGTTAAAAAAATTGTTTGACTGTGATTGAGGCCCAGATTTTTAGGCCATCTACTATTGTCTCCGCTATCCCCAACTAGTGCAGACCGGTGCAGACCTTGCCCAACTGGGAATCGTGGTTAAAATCCTTAAGTGTGTCCtcagatttaaaataaagactGGTGATGCTCAGCGAATCTGTCTTCGTTCCAGAGTGTACAGGGCTCCAGAGCACTGTTTGTCCCTGATCCTCCTGCTGAGGGCTGGACCGGAGACCAAGTTCTCAGGATCTCAGCATACAGTGCTTTGCATATCCTCAGCCAACACGACTACCCACAGGTGCATTTAAAACCTCCTTGTCGCCGTGTCCATGTTGAAGCTATCAGCAACAAGAAAATACGATTATTGCAAATTCAAATCATTAAACTGGTTTAGACCCATTTTCATATTGTATTATTGGTCCCTTGAGTTCAATTTTTATGCTTTCATACACATAAAGTGCATGAAGCTAAAATACTCTTCTCTCAACAGGTAGAATCTGTGAGGCTGGTAAACAGGACAGCTATGGTGAACAGGTCAGAGAACATTTCCTGTGGAGAAACTTTTCACAGTGATACATGGGGAGTCAAATAGCTGCATTAAGTCAGTGTTCAGCATGTGCATTGCTCCTTCTTCAGGAAGGAGTTCTGTTCTGAGGTCATCTCCGACTGCTGCAAAGATGAAGACAGTGAGACGAGAAAACAAATTGACCGTCGTGCCAGCAGGACCCCAGAGGAGGTgagtttaattcattcagtgcTTTTGACCAAATTACATTATTTGATCAGAAtttcctgctttctttttcctgtttcccctcAGTCCGCAGGAGACCTGAACGCCATCCTGAAATCGTTCAGACAGGAGAACACAAATCGAGATTTAGAAATTTACATCCAGGTGAGGAGGAGTGATCTGCTAGACAATGCTCTTAAAGTGCTGAGGAGGCCGGGCTTCTGCTTCAGGACGACACCTATAATCTCCTTCAGTGGCGAAGAGACCACTGGCCATGATGGACCTCTGAGAGAGTTCTTCAGGTTCTGATTATTCACTGTGTCTAGTATATTGCAGAGCTGTAACAAACTTGTTATTTATAACAATTCTTTAGTTTGTAAGATACAAAAATTCCCGTCACTGTCTTGTCCGCATCGTTTATAATTTGTAGGTAGATGCCTAAAGATTTCTTTAACTTTCTTCTCATACAGGTTGGctctgctggagctgcagcacagTTGTGTGTTTAGGGGTCGACCTGGGCGTCTCTTATTGACCTACGACCTCAACGCTCTAGAAGACAGGAAGTATTACGAAGCAGGGGTTCTAATTGGCTGGTCGTTGGCTCAAGGTGGGCCTGGACCTCGTTGTCTACACCCTGCACTCTACCAGGTTGGCTGCAtaacaaaatgtgttgtgtagtgCATGTTATGACACCTCTTTTATCTTCAAACATCTAAAGCACACCGGTTGTGTAATCGTCAAACAGCTTAAAGTTTCTTTTATTGGCATATATTGATCAGtaattagttattttattatttatttttattctttatattttaaaataattttcaaGTCAAATTCGCAGGCATGTTTGAACTCAACCTTCTGGCTGATAAACATCTTGGAGCATTTGGCAGCCATATAGCCGAATTTTAGCCCTGCAatagttggtggagaccaaaatggAGCTGAAAGGAGGTTGACACTTGTTTGGTCTAAAGATGGATATTAAGTGTTTACGTAAACAATAATATGCTTTCTAACTCTTCGCTATGTGACAAAGTAAACCTCCGAGTGCATCTCAGAAAAGCTGTTAAACCAgatcgttgttgttgttttttattttcttatcacAGCTGATGTGTGGTCAGAGTCCATCTTTGAAAGACTTCAGCTGGATGGACATTGTTGATACTGAAACACGGATCCGACTGCAAGAGGtaacacatgcgcacacacacaatctgcaCTATGAATGTCACAATGgtaactttgttttattttaactataaGTTATCTAACACACAATTATCTCCTAGCTTTCTGCTTGATTTCGGTTTTACTGTcttgtcatttgtcatttaatcAGTCCAGAAGGTGCTAATGTAAATGGTCTAGGACCAACTATGTCTGTTCtcaatgtgcaaataaaagcCAAGAAAAAAAGGGTAAACGCACAAATAACCCTCATCTGCTCTTCATACAGTTGCACAGTTGTACAGATGCGAAGCTGCTGTCTCCCAGTCTGTGTGACTGGATGTCGTCCCATGGGATCTCTGGAATCTCTTTGGTTCGTTGCGATGATGTACCAGCCGTCTACAGCCGCCTGGTCAAACACTGCATCTACCACAGGTGGGacttgcacacaaacataccCTGTATGTAATATGCATGCATATACATGTTTCAGTCAGTTTAAATCACGTCCAGGGTTTTGAGCCTTAAGAAATCTCTCTGTAAGTCTTATTGTCAAGTCTGTCCGTTGACCTGCAGGGTGGCCAGTATGATCTCCCAGTTCAAGGAAGGATTGAACAGCTGTGGTGGATTGTGGGATATCATTCGGTCCCACTGGGAGACGTTTGTGCCTGTGATAACGAGTacgcagcagcagcttctgacCCTGGAAAAGTTCAAGCGGCTCTTTGTCGTCTGCTTCAGCCGTCTAGACTCTCAGCTGAGGCCAGCGGAAGAAGCCACGGCCGAACACTGGGGAACGGTCCTCTCGTTGGTCGGCGGTAAGGGCGGAGGGATGGATGAAGCAAAGACCCTTATGGCGAGGGAGAAAGATAGATCATGTTTTAAAACATCACTTCTTTGTGCACAATTAGATGGTCAGACAGATTTTTCCTTCGAAGACCTCCTCGTCTTCATCACAGGAGCtgatcatcttcctcctcttgggTTCCCCAGATTGATCTCCCTGCATTTTTACTCCCAGGTTGGTATTTATCAGAACAGAATGAAAATCACTGAATGTTTCCACTTCCACTGTGACTTGAATCTCATTAGTTCTGGCTACAGAGATGCGGTTCGTGGCCTTGGTGATCGTGGTTCAATTCAGCTTTGATTGCAGCTTATTTGACTCTTGAACCTGCcttaaattaattttctttattttagctATTTGCAGATATAACAGACTGTGAACAAAATGCTGAAATTCATTTGAAGAGTTGTTTGTGTCTAATGAGTGCATTGTCCAATATTCAGCATATATTTAGGTTTGAGTCTAAATATCAGGCTCTTTAGCGGCTAAAAACTGAGGGAGTTGGATGACAGTGCCCTCTAATACTATGAATGACTCAAGCAGTAACTTCAGTAGAGTAGGAGTAGGAATAGAGAGATGGAGTTGGGACTGAGTGACGACAAAAAGATCCTTCCTGACTGAACTTTCTATTTCTAGTATTTTCCTGACGGTTCTCAATAGACCGAGTGTTGTGAGTGAGTCACGTGGCTGTGAACACTGTTGCAAGATGTCATGCAccatttgaatttgtttaccaGGATGTGACCACATCAGAAGTGCGTCTTCCCTATGCCTCCACCTGCTCTCTGGAGCTCTTCCTGCCGAGGGGGGTGGCGAGGGCTGCTGATCTGCTGGACTTGCTGAACAGAGCCGTGCAAGAGGCCCTCGGCTTTACACACTTCCAGaaggacagagatggagaggacgGCTGCACAGAAGTGATGACGTGATTATGAAATGTGTGCGCTCCAAGATTAGCTCCTCCTGTACTTGACTCTCTGGAGCTTAGAGGATCTGAGAGACTTTGTCAGTTTGCAGTTTGTTGCTTTAGTCTACATAACTGGATGAGGGATATTTTGCCAatggttgtgttgtttaaagCTTTTAGAATTCAGAGTCTGCAGCTCTGCATATGATCTCTTGCTGTAATCAAAACAAATTTATGAATTTTTTTGACTCTTGTAGATCAAACCTGGAGGATTCGACTGACAAACGGTTCTTGAATGTTGACACTgatgcaagaaagaaagaaacttatGAATTAAGTTTGGTTTCCACATtttgtattaatattttaataattattaacaaAACTATCAATACCCATTCCAAAATCATGCACCTCTAGCATACAAATGTGACTCATTTTAGATTTCACATCAGTGATATGATATATTTAggaaaatatttacacattCTATAGGAATTGTCTCCCTCAGtgtaatctttttttatgttctaATAATGTTTTAAAGAGCTAAACTGATAATGTAGATAAAACctgaaatgctttaaaataaaatgttaaatataagtTCTTTGtgaactattttatttttgaagaaataaaaaggacacAAGAAAGTCACTCCCCAAGGAGATCGACATCTTGATGAGGTGATGATATTTCGTCTCATATTGTGTAAAATCCAAGTTTCTCCTTCTGTGGACCACTAGGAACACTTATGTATGGATATATGGCAGTTCAGCATACCCCCATGGCACAATACAATTTACAAAAGTGATATGACATCCTTGCTGAAAATGTATAAACCTGGAAAGTCGAAATAGTAGCATGTACTGTATTGATAAAgctatgtgtgtctgtgttagacCAAAATATGAGATTTTCACAGAAATTTTTGCAAAAGCCATTTGATGATGAGCTGGTTAGAATGTGGTAGTCAAGATCAAGTGATAATGAACAAGTTCTTTGGGTTGTGTTTGAACAATCTACCTCACTGATCAACATATTCTTGCTGCTTGCAAATCAGTTCAGCTGTATAATGAAAGTGCAGACTGTTGGttttaatttaagaaaattCACATCCAAACTGTTCTTTTTCAAGGGATCAAATGTAGCTTGACAACTGACACAAAAGTTGTGTCTAGAAGTGATATTTTCTCTTGAACATGAACCCACTGCATGTGTTCAGTGCAAATGAAGCAGGTCTTCCTTAAGCTGTGCATAATGGACCAAATCCTCaatagaaaaggaaaacaggacCATCTATTTTGCAACATAAAACGATCATCCACCATATCAGGCACTTTTCATACAACATCCAGAATAGAGTTTACCaagtgatattaaaaaaaaaaaaaagagaccattGTCGAACAGCATTTACTTCACATGCGGTTTCTACAGGCCACCTCTGATCCTTTGAATGTTTATTACAGTCACTGTGTGTGGTATTCCATTCAGGAACTGGTctctaaaaatctaaataaagagaaaacacagaggtgaCACTTCAGAAGTTATGACACATTCCCTGTATATAGGTAAATAACCTAATTAGGCAAGCGGAAGAGAACTCGGTACATAAATGAACTAATTTGacacattgtgtttttcatACCTG
Coding sequences within:
- the LOC125009904 gene encoding uncharacterized protein LOC125009904: MKLGDKKAALFAITENIEMELFSSEERCVVIITQEKKEEDNFRQRYLEHPLVPDRGEDPEPQDQNHLELKTKSEHFYPISTEQTLIEMEMFPPNKVSECVHVERKSGDPSTIALVSSQPSPNTATRLKWRKAIPQRTGLVVKDVVCLPRGYYLTQLERQLVPLSKERAALAAMGLTARITIDSSWSANQMESRLAALFRGRFVKWAGQRFSFTYLQSVQGSRALFVPDPPAEGWTGDQVLRISAYSALHILSQHDYPQVESVRLVNRTAMVNRKEFCSEVISDCCKDEDSETRKQIDRRASRTPEESAGDLNAILKSFRQENTNRDLEIYIQVRRSDLLDNALKVLRRPGFCFRTTPIISFSGEETTGHDGPLREFFRLALLELQHSCVFRGRPGRLLLTYDLNALEDRKYYEAGVLIGWSLAQGGPGPRCLHPALYQLMCGQSPSLKDFSWMDIVDTETRIRLQELHSCTDAKLLSPSLCDWMSSHGISGISLVRCDDVPAVYSRLVKHCIYHRVASMISQFKEGLNSCGGLWDIIRSHWETFVPVITSTQQQLLTLEKFKRLFVVCFSRLDSQLRPAEEATAEHWGTVLSLVGDGQTDFSFEDLLVFITGADHLPPLGFPRLISLHFYSQDVTTSEVRLPYASTCSLELFLPRGVARAADLLDLLNRAVQEALGFTHFQKDRDGEDGCTEVMT